The following are encoded in a window of Streptomyces sp. 11x1 genomic DNA:
- a CDS encoding sigma-70 family RNA polymerase sigma factor: MRDDETTVIGALVHRAVDGDEQATHDLLAHVHPLALRYCRTRLSRLPGDARHFVEDLAQEVCVAVLLALPRYKDTGRPFEAFVFAIAGHKVADLQRAAMRHPGSTAVPSDEMPERPDDSLGPEERALLSSDAEWAKKLLANLPENQRELLLLRIAVGLTAEETGQMLGMSPGAVRVAQHRALSRLRALAEQ, encoded by the coding sequence ATGCGCGACGACGAGACGACAGTGATCGGTGCGCTCGTGCATCGCGCGGTCGACGGGGACGAGCAGGCCACGCATGATCTGCTCGCCCATGTCCACCCCTTGGCGCTGCGCTACTGCCGCACCCGTCTGTCCCGGCTGCCGGGCGACGCGCGGCACTTCGTGGAGGACCTGGCACAGGAGGTCTGTGTCGCCGTCCTCCTCGCGCTGCCGCGCTACAAGGACACCGGAAGGCCGTTCGAGGCGTTCGTCTTCGCCATCGCCGGCCACAAGGTCGCCGACCTCCAGCGGGCCGCGATGCGCCACCCCGGATCGACGGCCGTCCCCTCGGACGAGATGCCGGAGCGCCCCGACGACTCCCTCGGCCCCGAGGAGCGCGCCCTGCTCAGCAGTGACGCCGAGTGGGCCAAGAAGCTTCTGGCCAACCTCCCCGAGAACCAGCGGGAGCTGCTGCTGCTGAGGATCGCGGTGGGGCTCACGGCCGAGGAGACCGGACAGATGCTGGGGATGTCACCGGGTGCGGTCCGGGTGGCCCAGCACCGGGCCCTGAGCAGACTCCGGGCGCTGGCGGAGCAGTAG
- a CDS encoding response regulator transcription factor, protein MTSVLVCDDSPLAREALRRAVATVPGVERVTTAANGEEVLRRWGADRSDLILMDVRMPGLGGVETVRRLLSADPGARIIMLTVAEDLDGVALAVAAGARGYLHKDASRAELRATVTQALADPTWRLAPRRLRSAEMGAAPTLTAREIQVLEGMSHGRSNAEIGRELFLSEDTVKTHARRLFKKLGASDRAHAVALGFRWGLVR, encoded by the coding sequence ATGACATCCGTCCTCGTCTGCGACGACTCCCCGCTTGCCCGAGAGGCGCTGCGCCGCGCGGTGGCGACCGTGCCCGGCGTCGAGCGCGTGACCACGGCGGCCAACGGCGAGGAAGTCCTCCGCCGCTGGGGGGCCGACCGCTCGGACCTGATTCTGATGGACGTACGCATGCCCGGTCTGGGCGGCGTCGAGACCGTACGGCGGCTGCTGTCCGCCGACCCCGGGGCGCGCATCATCATGCTGACCGTCGCCGAGGACCTGGACGGCGTGGCCCTCGCGGTCGCCGCCGGCGCACGGGGCTATCTGCACAAGGACGCCTCCCGCGCGGAGCTGCGCGCCACGGTGACGCAGGCCCTCGCCGACCCGACCTGGCGGCTCGCCCCGCGCCGGCTGCGCTCCGCCGAGATGGGGGCCGCGCCGACGCTCACCGCGCGGGAGATCCAGGTCCTGGAGGGCATGAGCCACGGCCGCTCCAACGCCGAGATCGGTCGCGAACTGTTCCTCTCCGAGGACACGGTCAAGACCCATGCCCGGCGCCTGTTCAAGAAGCTCGGCGCCTCGGACCGCGCGCACGCGGTGGCGCTCGGCTTCCGCTGGGGTCTGGTCCGCTGA
- a CDS encoding WhiB family transcriptional regulator → MADFSRLPGPNADLWDWQLLAACRGVDSSLFFHPEGERGAARSARENSAKEVCMRCPVRAQCAAHALAVREPYGVWGGLTEDEREELMGRARHRLVTASASGSDSGSDT, encoded by the coding sequence ATGGCAGATTTCTCCCGCCTTCCCGGACCGAACGCTGATCTGTGGGACTGGCAGCTCCTCGCGGCCTGCCGTGGGGTCGACAGCTCGCTCTTCTTCCATCCCGAAGGAGAACGCGGTGCGGCACGGAGCGCTCGTGAGAACTCGGCCAAAGAGGTCTGCATGCGATGCCCGGTACGCGCGCAGTGCGCGGCCCACGCCCTGGCGGTGCGCGAGCCGTACGGCGTGTGGGGCGGGCTGACCGAGGACGAGCGCGAGGAGCTCATGGGCAGGGCCCGGCACCGGCTGGTGACGGCGTCCGCGTCCGGGAGCGACAGCGGTTCGGATACCTGA
- a CDS encoding LysR family transcriptional regulator produces MIEARHLRVLRAVATTGSFSAAGRELGCTQPAVSQQMKALEASVGTPLLVRTGREMRLTQAGEALVRHAAGILAGLTAAEEEVAAIAGLRAGRVRLVSFPSGSSTLVPTALAALRADHPGTRVSLEEAEPPRSVEMLRDGDCDIALAFRYEGALGTEEGEWDDLVVRPLLTDRLVGLVPHGHRLARARSIGIGELAGESWIAGCPRCRGQLVRVCESAGFTPRIDFATDDYPAVVGLVGAGLGVAVLPELAVESVRPKGVRTVSVEPVVHREIVALTLPDLALVPTVAATLDRLAGAAAR; encoded by the coding sequence GTGATCGAGGCCCGTCATCTCCGCGTCCTGCGCGCCGTCGCCACCACCGGCTCCTTCTCCGCCGCCGGCCGGGAACTCGGCTGCACCCAGCCCGCCGTCAGCCAGCAGATGAAGGCGCTCGAAGCCTCTGTCGGCACCCCGCTGCTGGTCCGCACCGGCCGGGAGATGCGGCTGACCCAGGCGGGCGAGGCGCTGGTACGGCACGCGGCCGGCATCCTCGCCGGGCTCACCGCTGCGGAGGAGGAGGTCGCCGCCATCGCCGGGCTGCGCGCCGGACGGGTCCGCCTGGTCTCCTTTCCCAGCGGCAGCTCCACCCTGGTGCCCACAGCCCTGGCGGCCCTGCGCGCCGATCACCCCGGAACCCGGGTCTCCCTGGAGGAGGCCGAGCCGCCGCGGTCGGTCGAGATGCTGCGCGACGGCGACTGCGACATCGCGCTCGCCTTCCGCTACGAGGGCGCCCTGGGAACAGAGGAGGGGGAGTGGGACGACCTGGTCGTGCGCCCCCTGCTCACCGATCGACTCGTCGGGCTCGTCCCGCACGGGCACCGGCTGGCCCGGGCGCGCTCCATCGGCATCGGCGAACTCGCCGGGGAATCCTGGATCGCCGGCTGCCCGCGCTGCCGGGGGCAACTGGTCCGGGTCTGCGAGAGCGCGGGCTTCACGCCCCGTATCGACTTCGCGACCGACGACTACCCGGCGGTGGTCGGACTGGTGGGCGCGGGGCTGGGCGTGGCCGTGCTGCCGGAGCTGGCCGTGGAGTCCGTACGCCCCAAGGGGGTGCGCACGGTGTCGGTCGAGCCGGTGGTGCACCGGGAGATCGTGGCGCTCACCCTGCCGGACCTGGCCCTCGTGCCCACGGTCGCGGCGACGCTGGACCGGCTGGCCGGAGCGGCCGCGCGCTAG
- a CDS encoding MOSC domain-containing protein, with protein MKLLSLNVGRARAVDVVKESKRVSGIDKRPVDGPVRVATPGPKGVGASGVAGDAVCNTRHHGGDDQAVYAFAREDLDGWERELGRTLPSGVFGENLTTQGLDVSGALIGERWRIGSEVVLEVTSGRVPCLNFQRHLGERGWVKRFTRQGAPGAYLRVIRPGEISPGDPIEIVHRPDHDVTVALVFRAMMDQHSLLPRLLAADEALHPEVLEIARKYVAAQG; from the coding sequence ATGAAGCTTCTATCACTGAATGTGGGCCGGGCCAGAGCCGTCGACGTCGTGAAGGAGTCGAAGAGGGTCTCGGGCATCGACAAGCGGCCGGTGGACGGGCCGGTGCGGGTGGCGACGCCCGGACCGAAGGGGGTCGGCGCCAGCGGCGTGGCCGGGGACGCGGTGTGCAACACCCGGCATCACGGCGGCGACGACCAAGCGGTCTACGCCTTCGCCCGGGAGGACCTGGACGGCTGGGAGCGCGAACTGGGCCGCACCCTGCCCAGCGGGGTGTTCGGCGAGAACCTCACCACTCAGGGCCTCGACGTCTCCGGCGCCCTCATCGGCGAACGCTGGCGGATCGGCTCCGAGGTGGTCCTGGAGGTCACCTCCGGTCGCGTCCCCTGTCTCAACTTCCAGCGCCACCTGGGCGAACGGGGCTGGGTCAAGCGCTTCACGCGCCAGGGCGCGCCCGGAGCGTATCTGCGGGTGATCCGGCCGGGCGAGATCAGCCCGGGCGATCCGATCGAGATCGTCCACCGGCCCGACCACGATGTCACCGTGGCGCTCGTCTTCCGCGCCATGATGGATCAACACTCCCTGCTGCCGAGGCTGTTGGCGGCGGACGAGGCCTTGCATCCGGAAGTGCTGGAGATCGCGCGGAAGTACGTGGCGGCGCAGGGGTGA
- a CDS encoding SDR family oxidoreductase — protein sequence MTTALITGSTAGIGAAFARRLAADGHDLVLVARDTKRLREQATELHDRHGIEAEVLTADLAEDDGIETVARRLADRKNPVDLLINNAGFGNKGRYLDVAMADELRMLKVHCEAVLRLTSAATEAMRERGRGGVVNVASVAAFVPRGTYGASKAWVVQFTQGAARDLAGTGVRLMALCPGFVRTEFHERAGMGTDSIPSWMWLDADKLVTAALADLSRGRSVSIPDPRYKALMGVVKVVPRGLLGGISSKTGRKYGPQ from the coding sequence ATGACAACGGCTCTGATTACGGGATCGACCGCGGGAATCGGTGCCGCCTTCGCGCGGCGGCTGGCGGCGGACGGGCACGACCTGGTGCTGGTGGCGCGGGACACCAAGCGGCTGCGGGAGCAGGCGACCGAGCTGCACGACCGGCACGGCATCGAGGCGGAGGTGCTGACGGCGGACCTCGCGGAGGACGACGGCATCGAGACGGTGGCGCGGCGGCTGGCGGACCGCAAGAACCCGGTCGACCTGCTGATCAACAACGCCGGCTTCGGCAACAAGGGTCGTTACCTCGACGTCGCCATGGCCGACGAGCTGCGGATGCTCAAGGTCCACTGCGAGGCGGTCCTGCGTCTGACCTCGGCGGCCACCGAGGCCATGCGCGAGCGCGGCCGGGGCGGTGTGGTGAACGTGGCGTCGGTGGCGGCCTTCGTGCCGCGCGGCACGTACGGGGCGTCGAAGGCGTGGGTCGTGCAGTTCACGCAGGGTGCAGCGCGTGATCTGGCCGGGACCGGGGTGCGGCTGATGGCCCTCTGCCCCGGCTTCGTCCGGACCGAGTTCCACGAGCGGGCCGGCATGGGCACCGACAGCATCCCCTCCTGGATGTGGCTCGACGCCGACAAGCTCGTCACCGCCGCGCTCGCCGATCTCTCCCGCGGCAGGTCCGTCTCCATCCCGGACCCCCGCTACAAGGCGCTGATGGGTGTGGTGAAGGTGGTGCCGCGCGGGCTGCTGGGCGGGATCAGCTCGAAGACGGGACGGAAGTACGGGCCGCAGTAG
- a CDS encoding ester cyclase encodes MTFVQLIDCRTSRFDEMNRLMDTWVEQTKGKRTATHSVIGKDRSDGSHFVEIVEFPSYEEAMRNSGLPETERIFQEMVALCDEMPTFTDLDVVRDEQLYAANARRFFETIGTEGELPPLDDLLVEDYHDHDPANPQDAIGMDAVRREVGMWRAAFDFSFAIGDQIAQGDQVCTRWTWNGTHQGDFLGIAATGREVTMTGTTIHRFSPDGKIVEGWWQYDRLGLMGQLGALDALER; translated from the coding sequence ATGACATTCGTGCAGCTCATCGACTGCAGGACCAGCAGGTTCGACGAGATGAACCGGCTGATGGACACCTGGGTGGAGCAGACCAAGGGGAAGCGGACCGCGACGCACAGTGTGATCGGGAAGGACCGTTCGGACGGCTCGCACTTCGTGGAGATCGTGGAGTTCCCCTCGTACGAGGAGGCGATGCGGAACTCCGGGCTGCCGGAGACGGAGCGGATCTTCCAGGAGATGGTGGCGCTGTGCGACGAGATGCCCACGTTCACCGATCTGGACGTGGTGCGCGACGAGCAGTTGTACGCGGCGAACGCGCGCAGGTTCTTCGAGACGATCGGGACCGAGGGCGAACTGCCGCCGCTCGACGATCTGTTGGTCGAGGACTACCACGACCACGATCCGGCCAACCCGCAGGACGCCATCGGCATGGACGCGGTCAGGCGCGAGGTCGGCATGTGGCGGGCCGCCTTCGACTTCTCGTTCGCGATCGGTGACCAGATCGCGCAGGGTGACCAGGTGTGCACGCGCTGGACGTGGAACGGCACGCACCAGGGCGACTTCCTCGGGATCGCGGCCACCGGGCGGGAGGTCACCATGACCGGCACGACGATCCATCGCTTCTCGCCGGACGGGAAGATCGTCGAGGGCTGGTGGCAGTACGACCGGCTCGGGCTGATGGGGCAGCTGGGCGCGCTCGACGCGCTGGAGCGGTAG
- the groL gene encoding chaperonin GroEL (60 kDa chaperone family; promotes refolding of misfolded polypeptides especially under stressful conditions; forms two stacked rings of heptamers to form a barrel-shaped 14mer; ends can be capped by GroES; misfolded proteins enter the barrel where they are refolded when GroES binds), producing MAKILKFDEDARRALERGVNKLADTVKVTIGPKGRNVVIDKKFGAPTITNDGVTIAREVEVEDPYENLGAQLVKEVATKTNDIAGDGTTTATVLAQALVREGLKNVAAGASPAALKKGIDAAVKAVSEELLATARPIDEKSDIAAVAGLSAQDQQVGELIAEAMDKVGKDGVITVEESNTFGLELDFTEGMAFDKGYLSPYFVTDQERMEAVLDDPYILIHQGKIGAIADLLPLLEKVIQANASKPLLIIAEDVEGEALSTLVVNKIRGTFNAVAVKAPGFGDRRKAMLQDMATLTGAEVISEEVGLKLDQVGLDVLGSARRVTVTKDDTTIVDGAGDSGAVQGRVAQIKAEIENTDSDWDREKLQERLAKLAGGVCVIKVGAATEVELKEKKHRLEDAISATRAAVEEGIVSGGGSALVHAVKVLEGNLGKTGDEATGVAVVRKAAVEPLRWIAENAGLEGYVITSKVAELDKGQGFNAATGEYGDLVKAGVIDPVKVTRSALENAASIASLLLTTETLVVEKKEEEPADAGHGGHGHAH from the coding sequence ATGGCGAAGATCCTGAAGTTCGACGAGGACGCCCGTCGCGCCCTCGAGCGCGGCGTCAACAAGCTTGCCGACACGGTCAAGGTGACGATCGGCCCCAAGGGCCGCAACGTCGTCATCGACAAGAAGTTCGGCGCCCCCACCATCACCAACGACGGTGTGACGATCGCCCGCGAGGTCGAGGTCGAGGACCCGTACGAGAACCTCGGCGCCCAGCTGGTGAAGGAGGTGGCGACCAAGACCAACGACATCGCGGGTGACGGCACCACCACCGCCACCGTGCTCGCCCAGGCGCTGGTGCGCGAGGGCCTGAAGAACGTCGCCGCCGGTGCCTCCCCGGCCGCCCTGAAGAAGGGCATCGACGCCGCGGTCAAGGCCGTGTCCGAGGAACTCCTCGCGACCGCCCGTCCGATCGACGAGAAGTCCGACATCGCCGCCGTCGCCGGTCTGTCCGCCCAGGACCAGCAGGTCGGCGAGCTCATCGCCGAGGCGATGGACAAGGTCGGCAAGGACGGTGTCATCACCGTCGAGGAGTCCAACACCTTCGGTCTGGAGCTGGACTTCACCGAGGGCATGGCCTTCGACAAGGGCTACCTCTCGCCGTACTTCGTCACCGACCAGGAGCGTATGGAGGCCGTCCTCGACGACCCGTACATCCTCATCCACCAGGGCAAGATCGGCGCCATCGCCGACCTGCTGCCGCTGCTGGAGAAGGTCATCCAGGCCAACGCCTCCAAGCCGCTGCTGATCATCGCCGAGGACGTCGAGGGCGAGGCCCTGTCGACCCTGGTCGTCAACAAGATCCGCGGCACCTTCAACGCGGTCGCCGTCAAGGCCCCCGGCTTCGGCGACCGTCGCAAGGCGATGCTGCAGGACATGGCGACGCTGACCGGCGCCGAGGTCATCTCCGAGGAGGTCGGCCTCAAGCTCGACCAGGTCGGTCTCGACGTGCTCGGCTCCGCCCGCCGCGTCACCGTCACCAAGGACGACACCACGATCGTCGACGGCGCCGGTGACTCCGGTGCGGTCCAGGGCCGCGTCGCCCAGATCAAGGCCGAGATCGAGAACACGGACTCCGACTGGGACCGCGAGAAGCTCCAGGAGCGTCTCGCGAAGCTGGCCGGCGGCGTGTGCGTCATCAAGGTCGGCGCCGCCACCGAGGTGGAGCTGAAGGAGAAGAAGCACCGTCTGGAGGACGCCATCTCCGCGACCCGCGCCGCGGTCGAGGAGGGCATCGTCTCCGGTGGTGGCTCCGCGCTCGTCCACGCCGTGAAGGTCCTGGAGGGCAACCTCGGCAAGACCGGCGACGAGGCCACGGGTGTCGCGGTCGTCCGCAAGGCCGCCGTCGAGCCGCTGCGCTGGATCGCCGAGAACGCCGGCCTGGAGGGCTACGTCATCACCTCCAAGGTCGCCGAGCTCGACAAGGGCCAGGGCTTCAACGCCGCCACCGGCGAGTACGGCGACCTGGTCAAGGCCGGCGTCATCGACCCGGTCAAGGTCACCCGCTCCGCCCTGGAGAACGCCGCCTCCATCGCCTCCCTCCTCCTGACGACCGAGACCCTGGTCGTCGAGAAGAAGGAAGAGGAGCCGGCCGACGCGGGCCACGGCGGCCACGGCCACGCCCACTGA
- the groES gene encoding co-chaperone GroES codes for MTTTSSKVAIKPLEDRIVVQPLDAEQTTASGLVIPDTAKEKPQEGVVLAVGPGRFEDGQRLPLDVSVGDIVLYSKYGGTEVKYNGEEYLVLSARDVLAIVEK; via the coding sequence GTGACGACCACCAGCTCCAAGGTTGCCATCAAGCCGCTCGAGGACCGCATCGTGGTCCAGCCGCTCGACGCCGAGCAGACCACCGCCTCTGGCCTGGTCATCCCGGACACCGCGAAGGAGAAGCCCCAGGAGGGCGTCGTCCTCGCCGTCGGTCCGGGCCGCTTCGAGGACGGCCAGCGCCTGCCGCTCGACGTCTCCGTCGGCGACATCGTGCTGTACAGCAAGTACGGCGGCACCGAGGTGAAGTACAACGGCGAGGAGTACCTCGTCCTCTCGGCTCGCGACGTGCTCGCGATCGTCGAGAAGTAG
- a CDS encoding polysaccharide deacetylase family protein — protein sequence MQSRPAPPHSGAQSPARPHLHPASPPYRRWGLPAPLAPAPEKPDRPPAPRAAEPGLPPVVDRVPTRDKVVFLTYDDGAEKDPRFVDMVRELRLPVSMFLTDSVVGPGYGHFARLRAVGATVQNHTLDHTALRGLPYAGQRAEICGQQNKLKQRFGVRPTLFRPPYGVYDTTTLRAAADCGLSAVVLWRASMQIHDLRYAVGDRLRPGDIVLAGFRGPDQLKGTTLTEMTTRLLRRVQEQGLTVGRLEDYL from the coding sequence ATGCAGTCGCGTCCCGCACCTCCCCACTCCGGCGCGCAGTCCCCCGCACGCCCCCACCTCCACCCGGCGTCGCCCCCCTACCGCCGCTGGGGCCTCCCCGCCCCCCTCGCCCCCGCGCCCGAGAAGCCCGACCGGCCCCCGGCGCCCCGCGCGGCGGAGCCGGGGCTGCCGCCGGTCGTGGACCGGGTGCCGACCCGGGACAAGGTCGTCTTCCTGACGTACGACGACGGGGCCGAGAAGGACCCCCGGTTCGTGGACATGGTGCGCGAACTGCGGCTGCCGGTGAGCATGTTCCTGACGGACAGCGTCGTGGGGCCGGGATACGGCCACTTCGCACGGCTGCGGGCGGTCGGCGCCACCGTGCAGAACCACACGCTCGACCACACCGCCCTGCGCGGCCTGCCGTACGCCGGGCAGCGCGCCGAGATCTGCGGCCAGCAGAACAAGCTCAAACAGCGCTTCGGCGTCCGGCCGACCCTCTTCCGCCCGCCCTACGGCGTCTACGACACCACCACGCTCCGCGCCGCCGCCGACTGCGGCCTCTCCGCGGTGGTCCTGTGGCGCGCGTCCATGCAGATCCACGACCTCCGCTACGCCGTCGGCGACCGCCTCCGCCCGGGCGACATCGTCCTCGCCGGATTCCGGGGCCCGGACCAGCTCAAGGGCACCACCCTCACGGAGATGACGACCCGGCTGCTGCGCCGCGTCCAGGAGCAGGGACTGACGGTCGGCCGCCTGGAGGACTACCTCTGA
- a CDS encoding polysaccharide deacetylase family protein, with the protein MRFVRQNDVKSAKRAGLRRGWGGVRGCVALLAVAAVVSGCGGEGAEEALERGSAGRRGAAEAGATAGTAEPAHGQQGGARQHGQRRLDAPAARALDAYAGKVRRAHAARVAAAKRWGLAKVPLSAPAPPVRKPELRTREGFEVDGHAEDGLPPVFTTVPTRHKVVFLTIDDGAEKDPAFLRMMTDLRIPYTAFLSDYLIKEDYGYFARMRDRGAALHNHTLRHRHLPPLSYAAQKHEICGMQDVMEKRYGTRPTLFRPPYGSYDRDTLRAAATCGVKAVPLWNEEVFVDRWDYRESDRELRPGDIVLSHFRGTSDWKGTMPDMIRHFLNLVTAEGYAVARLEDYL; encoded by the coding sequence ATGCGATTCGTACGACAAAATGATGTAAAGAGTGCGAAGCGGGCGGGTCTCCGGAGGGGGTGGGGCGGTGTCCGGGGCTGCGTCGCGCTGCTCGCCGTCGCGGCAGTGGTGTCCGGATGCGGCGGGGAAGGCGCCGAGGAGGCCTTGGAGCGGGGCTCCGCCGGGCGGCGAGGTGCCGCCGAGGCCGGGGCGACCGCCGGGACCGCCGAACCCGCCCACGGCCAGCAGGGCGGGGCGCGGCAGCACGGACAGCGGCGCCTCGACGCGCCCGCCGCACGCGCCCTCGACGCGTACGCCGGGAAGGTGCGCCGGGCGCACGCCGCGCGGGTCGCCGCCGCGAAGCGCTGGGGGCTGGCGAAGGTGCCGCTGAGCGCGCCCGCGCCGCCGGTGCGGAAGCCGGAGCTCAGGACCCGCGAGGGGTTCGAGGTCGACGGGCACGCGGAGGACGGCCTCCCCCCGGTCTTCACCACCGTCCCCACCCGCCACAAGGTCGTCTTCCTCACCATCGACGACGGCGCCGAGAAGGACCCCGCGTTCCTGCGGATGATGACCGACCTGCGGATCCCGTACACCGCCTTCCTCAGCGACTACCTGATCAAGGAGGACTACGGCTACTTCGCGCGGATGCGGGACCGTGGCGCCGCCCTCCACAACCACACCCTCCGCCATCGCCACCTGCCCCCGCTCTCCTACGCCGCCCAGAAGCACGAGATCTGCGGCATGCAGGACGTGATGGAGAAGCGGTACGGCACCCGGCCAACCCTCTTCCGGCCGCCGTACGGCAGCTACGACCGGGACACCCTGCGCGCCGCCGCGACCTGCGGGGTCAAGGCCGTCCCGCTCTGGAACGAGGAGGTCTTCGTCGACCGCTGGGACTACCGCGAGTCGGACCGCGAACTCCGCCCCGGCGACATCGTCCTCAGCCACTTCCGGGGCACGTCGGACTGGAAGGGCACCATGCCCGACATGATCCGCCACTTCCTGAACCTGGTCACCGCCGAGGGCTACGCGGTGGCAAGGCTGGAGGACTACCTGTGA
- a CDS encoding THUMP-like domain-containing protein: MNDLDPATFLAPLLTSEGRALLDEVRDTEPARELAVATRLRRDHPAELVSAALAQARLRQRAAAKFGATDAGRMFFTPNGVEQSTRTSVATYRAECLRALGVRSVADLCCGIGGDAIAIARAGIRVLAVDRDPLTVAVARANTDALGLAELIEVREADVTEVDTDGYDAVFVDPARRSSKRGRIFDPEAYSPPLSWAVSAALKAPLGALKIAPGIPHEAIPPEAEAEWISDGGDVKEAVLWFRADGTPGARRAMLLPAGAGVHATPATMLPDPPVRPVGRYLYEPDGAVIRAHLVAEVAEELEGGLIDPTIAYVTADEHRVTPYAAAYEITDQLPFNVKKLKALLREREVGILTVKKRGSAVEPEELRRKVKPQGRNSATVFLTRVAGAPTMLIGHPA; encoded by the coding sequence GTGAACGACCTCGACCCCGCCACCTTCCTGGCCCCCCTCCTCACCTCCGAGGGCCGCGCCCTCCTCGACGAGGTACGCGACACCGAGCCGGCCCGGGAGCTGGCCGTGGCGACCCGGCTGCGCCGCGACCACCCAGCCGAACTGGTCTCGGCGGCGCTGGCCCAGGCCCGGCTGCGGCAGCGGGCGGCGGCGAAGTTCGGCGCGACGGACGCGGGGCGGATGTTCTTCACGCCGAACGGGGTCGAGCAGTCGACCAGGACGAGCGTGGCGACGTACCGGGCCGAGTGCCTCCGGGCGCTGGGCGTGCGCTCGGTGGCCGATCTGTGCTGCGGGATCGGCGGGGACGCGATCGCGATCGCGCGCGCCGGGATCCGGGTGCTGGCCGTCGACCGCGACCCGCTGACCGTGGCGGTGGCCCGCGCCAACACCGACGCGCTCGGGCTGGCCGAGCTGATCGAGGTGCGTGAGGCGGATGTGACGGAGGTGGACACGGACGGGTACGACGCCGTGTTCGTCGACCCGGCCCGGCGTTCCTCCAAGCGCGGCCGGATCTTCGACCCGGAGGCCTACTCCCCTCCCCTGTCCTGGGCCGTGTCGGCCGCGCTGAAGGCCCCGCTCGGCGCGCTGAAGATCGCGCCGGGCATCCCGCACGAGGCGATCCCGCCGGAGGCCGAGGCCGAGTGGATCTCCGACGGCGGGGACGTGAAGGAGGCCGTGCTCTGGTTCCGGGCGGACGGGACGCCGGGGGCGCGGCGGGCGATGCTGCTGCCCGCCGGGGCAGGTGTCCACGCCACCCCCGCGACGATGCTGCCCGACCCGCCGGTCCGTCCGGTGGGCCGGTATCTGTACGAGCCCGACGGCGCCGTCATCCGCGCCCATCTGGTCGCCGAGGTCGCCGAGGAACTGGAGGGCGGGCTGATCGACCCCACGATCGCCTACGTCACGGCCGACGAGCACCGTGTCACCCCGTACGCGGCGGCGTACGAGATCACCGACCAACTGCCCTTCAACGTGAAGAAGTTGAAGGCCCTGCTGCGCGAGCGGGAGGTCGGCATCCTCACGGTGAAGAAGCGGGGGTCGGCCGTCGAGCCGGAGGAACTGCGCAGGAAGGTCAAGCCGCAGGGCCGCAACTCGGCCACGGTCTTCCTGACCCGGGTGGCCGGAGCCCCCACCATGCTGATCGGCCACCCGGCGTAG